ACAACAAAGGTCGGCCAGCAATCTTGCACCTCTTTGCCCGCATCGACCCTTGGCTAAAAAGAAGCTATAGACACGTTCATATTTAATTTGCTCAAAAAACCGTGAAACATCCAGCTTGAGGATAATTCGCTTCCGCTTTACTCCGAGCAGGTGTGTTACTGCGACTTTATGGTTCCGTCCGCTCACGCCTCCGAATACGAACGTTGGAATAAGTGAGTCATGGGGAGCTAAAACTTTTACATTAATAAGCTTGAGTAATTTTCCCAGGTCGGTGCGCGATGCGTCGCGCACCCATTTACCTTTTTCGGGTTGCGATTGTGTGGGGTGGTCAGTCCAGTAGTTATCGTAGTTCGTCTTAACGTCGCTTATCAGCCTTGCCATATCCTCAACTGAATCTCGTTTATCACTTAAACGTTTCGCAAGCTCTCGCTTGCTCCGAATGGCGATTTTAGGATAGTTACGTTGGTTATTTTTCATTGCGCCTTAATAACTTTGCTCGTTCTTTGATGAGATGATTTTGTAACTTGGTACCCCAGCCTATAAATTGTTTTTCAATAGCGGATAGTTTTTTACCGTTTTCGACATTCTCTCCATACAAGAAAGGAGTTATCGAGGCCGGGTGTACTTTTAAGCCATCAGCAAGCTTCAAAATTAGCTTTTTTGATACCTCTTTTTGTTCACTTTCAACCATAGCAATCAAAACTGGCGACACATCTATGGTCTTAGCAAGCTCGGCCTGCGTTAAGCCAGCTTCGTTGCGTATCTTTTTGATTAGCTCTGGGAATGAATACATTGTTTTATCTTCATAACGACTACAAGCCGGAGGTAATTTGACCTAAATCATGTCGCAAATAATTCTGACTATTTGTAAAATAATCTTCATTATTCGCAAGACCTTGATAAAAGTCTTCATTATTACCCTCCGGCTTGCGATACGGATGCCACAGTTTAGTTGGTAAAGAAATAAGTTGTTTTTCCATATGGCCTTCCTTTCTAACAAGCTAGATAAATATTTAGTTAGTAAAAGTTGGACAATCTTACTCTCGGGGCTATCGTTTCGATTCGTATAGACATCCGGTAATACCCTAGTCGGCAAGATATAAATCTCGTAGCCCCGATTTGGATAGTCCCTGTGCTGGAAGCACTGCTTCAAGCAACATAACATGTACAACGTGTGGAATACCAACCCGTAGCACAAGTCCTCATTCCGAATAGAATGGGCCAAATGCCTTTTATAGCATCTCAATCTATCGATTTGATAGCCTTATCGCTAAACTGATTTTTAACTTACTAGCCTACTATCAGTATATACAAAACGTATAAGTCCTGTCAAGACTTTCTGTATTATTTTTGGAAAATAAATAGATGCTCATGCATTATCAACAAAAAATTACTTTCTCGTGATCTTTTAACCCAAAAACCGGTTGCTTTGCAGTTGAATTGTCGCTTGATGATGTCTTCCTTGAGCTGAAAACCTACCTTTAGGAACCGTTCCATGACTTTATATGCCATTGGCTGATACATTTTGTTACGACGAGTGTCGCCAATGAGAATTGCGCAATATTTGCCTTTTTTCAAAACACGATACAGCTCTTTTGCTACCTTTTCCATCTCGCCAACAAATTTGTCAATATCGT
The window above is part of the Candidatus Saccharibacteria bacterium oral taxon 488 genome. Proteins encoded here:
- a CDS encoding helix-turn-helix transcriptional regulator, with the protein product MYSFPELIKKIRNEAGLTQAELAKTIDVSPVLIAMVESEQKEVSKKLILKLADGLKVHPASITPFLYGENVENGKKLSAIEKQFIGWGTKLQNHLIKERAKLLRRNEK